One genomic segment of Mus pahari chromosome 4, PAHARI_EIJ_v1.1, whole genome shotgun sequence includes these proteins:
- the Pex11b gene encoding peroxisomal membrane protein 11B translates to MDAWVRFSAQSQARERLCRAAQYACSLLGHALQRHGASPELQKQIRQLEGHLSLGRKLLRLGNSTDALESAKRAVHLSDVVLRFCITVSHLNRALYFACDNVLWAGKSGLAPRVDQEKWAQRSFRYYLFSLIMNLSRDAYEIRLLMEQETSAYSRRAKASGVGVSGGVEPGGPGGPGTAGGSLPQLALKFRLRILLLARVLRGHPPLLLDVLRNACDLFIPLDKLGLWRCGPGIVGLCGLISSILSILTLICPWLRLKP, encoded by the exons ATGGACGCCTGGGTCCGCTTCAGTGCTCAGAGCCAAGCCCGGGAGCGGCTGTGTAG GGCCGCCCAATATGCCTGTTCCCTTCTTGGCCATGCTTTGCAGAGACATGGGGCTAGTCCCGAGTTACAGAAACAGATTCGACAACTGGAGGGTCACCTGAGCCTCGGCCGAAAGT TGCTACGCCTTGGGAACTCGACGGATGCCCTGGAGTCAGCCAAAAGAGCTGTGCACCTGTCGGATGTCGTTCTGAGATTCTGCATCACTGTTAGTCACCTCAACCGAGCCTTGTACTTCGCCTGTGACAATGTTCTATGGGCTGGGAAGTCAGGGCTAGCTCCCCGAGTGGACCAGGAAAAGTGGGCACAGCGTTCATTCAG ATACTATCTGTTTTCCCTCATCATGAATCTGAGCCGTGATGCCTATGAGATTCGCCTACTGATGGAACAAGAGACTTCAGCTTACAGCAGGCGAGCGAAGGCCTCTGGAGTAGGAGTCTCAGGAGGGGTAGAGCCTGGGGGACCTGGGGGACCCGGGACTGCAGGAGGAAGTCTGCCACAACTGGCTCTGAAGTTTCGGCTCCGAATCCTGCTCCTGGCTCGTGTCCTTCGAGGTCACCCCCCTCTCCTGCTGGATGTGCTCAGAAATGCCTGCGACCTCTTCATCCCACTGGACAAACTCGGCCTCTGGCGTTGTGGCCCTGGGATTGTGGGGCTGTGCGGCCTCATATCCTCCATTCTGTCTATTCTCACCCTAATCTGTCCCTGGCTACGACTTAAGCCCTGA